The Fusarium verticillioides 7600 chromosome 8, whole genome shotgun sequence genomic interval TGGCTGGCGTGCCACGCAACCAGAGAAACTAGAGTTCATCGTCTTTGCCACTGCTAAACTAAAAAATCCTGAGCCTCCACAATACTCTGGGTATTCCGCTGGCTGCGGAACAAGCCGATATAACGCAAAGATGAGCGCTCGCTTGTTTTCCGATCAATATAGCTATGACGCTGCTGTTTCTGACTGGCAGTATTTATGCTCAAGGGAGCGGTTTGTACTTGATTTGATGTGTATATccagcgatgatgacgggCTTGCTCGAAGGGTTCAAGTTTGCCATGGTATATCCTTGGATAAgtggctgaagctggagcccGTGGAAGTGTTGGTCAGACTTGGATGATCATATAGCAAAGTTAGTATTCACTAGATCCAGGGGTTACCACCGCAGTCATGCATGCcatcaatgatgttgtcTTCACTCATTGCCAAGGCTATACGTGGTTCGGTTGGATCATCCACTTTTGACCTCGTTCAGCCAGCGAATCACAAAAGCCCTAGGAACATAGAATTAACCGATGAAAGCATCACTGCAACCTCGGTGGGTCTGTTGGTTGGGTCACTCGCTGTGCCCGTGACATGCATCGGATTACGTTACTCAACCAGGCAGTATTGTACGATCGCACATGAGGTGTTTTCTTCATTCCTGCCTATCCAGAGCCGAACTCCGACAATAACCTGACTGTTAATTCCCTTATTGCTGTCCTTTCTCAAGTCAACACCTTTCTCAAATTCACTGGCACTCATCAACCACCAGCTACGCATCAACGGCAGGCAGACGCATTACATCATGTCGGCGCCCACTCAAGAGCCACACGAGGCGTTGGTATGCATTTACTGTGTCATTGACTGCGTTGAAGAATACTGACCCTTTTAAACAGGCTGCCGATACCTTTGACGATAGCGACTCGACTTTCTCAGGCGTAAGTTCAGTGCCGAGTCTCCCAGTGGCACCAACTCGCGTACATGATATTATACCAAGAGCCAAAGCTGAAAAACCACAGACCGATTCAGAAAGTCTAGAGTCACTTAGGTCAAGCGTCTTACgcttccaagaagaaaatggaagaaCTTACCATGCCATGAGTTCTGGAAGTGAGCTATTCTCATCTACTACGTCGCGTCCATAACTAACATGCTTTCCAGAATACAATTTTCCCAATGATGCGTCTGAAAGCGATCGTCTTGGTAGGTGTTTAGAGACGCATTGGTTTGTATTGTATGCTGAATCCTAGCATAGATCTTCAGCATAATCTCTGGCTACTCACTCTTCACGGGGAGCTCGGGCTCAGCCCAAAGATCAAGGAATCCGCCAAACGAGTCATGGATGTTGGCACTGGAACCGGCATTTGGGCTATCGAATATGGTGCGTGAGGCAATCCGTGAACTGACCTATGCGCTGATCATGTGATCCAGCCGACCTTCATCCCGAAGCTCAGGTATCATCCCTCTATTCCTCAACAAGATTCCCTTACTAACTTGTCCAGGTCGTCGGCGTAGACCTTAGCCCTATCCAACCTTCATTGTATAGCTTGCTCTCTGCCTCCGACTTTCTCTGGTTGACCTTTTTTTCAGAGTCCCACCTAACTGCAGCTTCGAAAttgacgaccttgagaaggAATGGATGTGGACAGAACCATTTGACTTTATCTTCTGCCGCGTCATGACAGGATCCTTTGCCGATATGGAGAAATTCGTCCACAACGCCTATGAGTAAGTCAAGTCCCATCTACTCACCACTCTTCTCTTATCGTGCTACAGCAATCTTGAACCCGGCGGCTATCTCGAAATGCAAGACCTAACCTACCCCATCGCCTGCGATGACGGAACCCTCCCCCCAGACTGCGAAGTTCTCCGCTCAggtcttctcagcatcgaaGCCAGCTCCAAAGCAGGAAGAGCCATTAATCTTGCTCCCAAGTACAAGAGCTTCCTTGAAAAGGCTGGATttgttgatgtgatggagaagcagttcaAGTGGCCTATTAACGAATGgcccaaggacaagcacTACAAGGAATTGGGAAAGTGGTCTTATGCtaacatcaacaatggtTTGGAAGGTTTGCTGCTTGGATTGTTTACGAGGTTCTTGGGCTGGAGTGCGGATGAGGTTCGTGTGTTCTGCGGTGCGATGAGAAAGCAGCTTCGCGATCGAAGTATTCATGCGTACATCCCGGTGTAAGCATGTCACATTTTATACTATGACCTTCTACTGACATTCGCATTCAGTTACGTGGTTTATGGAAGAAAGCCACTGGAGCAGCCTGCAGGCAAAGCCTAGGGATATCGCCGATGTTGTATGTCCTCATGTGTGGCTCAAAATAGTATTTCTCGTTTCCATAAATCTCATTCTGCCAAGATTTCGTAACAGCTCAGCATATACGTTACATAAAGACATTGAAAGCTTTTCCATCGATTTCTGCATTACCTCAAGCAGCCGAACTAGTCCAAGTTACCAAGCTTCCTCGAGAAATCGATAGTCTCAGTAAttcccttctcaagactgATCCACTTCCTTCCAGCCCACTTTTGCAGCAGCCCAGGTGGCATATCGGTTCTCATTTTGTAGCTCAGAACAGGATCTCCAAGAATAAAGTCTTCCTCAAAGGCTTCCTTCGGATATGCTTTGCGCATGATGGCTAAAGCGTTGTTCCAATTGAAAGACTCGGCCAGTGCTGGAATACGAGCGCCTCTGACATCTGGATCGATGGTGGCTGCGACGTAAATGACAGCAGCATCGGACACGTGAGTGTAGTAGACTATCTGGTCAGCTTTTCAAGACTCTTATCCATAATTCTCTCAACTTACCCGTTGTGTTGTCCTTTAAGGCTTCGATCTTGCCGAGGTATAGTTGCTGCAAAAGCTGAGTAGGCATAGGTCCATAATGTCTCGCATCCAGCGGATCACCCAGAATCCAACAAGGATTAACTGAATTGACTTCCCAGGGAACATTCTCGTCCTTGACAAACTTCCATACCGCCTTCTCGGCTTCAACTCTGGCACCCAGATAAACTGGAAGGATGCGGCTCAACTCATACGGAGGTGGCGCCTGTGCAACCTTAACCAAATCATCGTTCCACGTATCCTGCCcaacagtcttggtctccCCAGGCTTAGGCCAGACTGATGTCCATAGTCCACCTGCCACCACAAATCGCTTGACTGAAGCTTCCTTGGCAGCAGATCGGCACACGGTCAAGGCAGCCTCGATGGCTGATGCGAAACCAACATTCGGATCTGGCGTATAATCGCCGATGTTGGCGAGATGGATAACAGCCGAGACACCTTTCACCGCCTCATCGAAATCTCCGGGCTTTGATGTGTTTGCGACGACCAATTCCACCTTTCCTTCGTCTGCGTGCGGCTTCACGGCTGGATGCTCGAGCAGCCACTTGCTGTATGAGAGATCTCTCACTGTTCCGCGCACTTTGAAGCCTTGCTTCAGAAGCTCTATGACCACATGGCTGCCAGTGTAGCAATTCGCTCCCGTCACGAGGACCCATGAGCTTCGGGGAATAGCTGTCGGTAAATTGCTCATGTTGACTGACACTGTCTAGTGCGAGCTCCCTTAATTGTATGTACGTAAAGAGCTGAGAAGTTGCCAGATCGGAAAGAAGACGGTCTTAAGAGCCAAGATATGATGTATtctctcatcaaggtcgGAATCGAAttgaggaacaagatgaagatgggaCGATATATGGAGCATCGATCCCCGCCTTCTTAGCGCGAACCCGGAATTTTTCAGCTTCCGCTATCGCTAGCCTGCGGTGAGCCTGAAATCTAAATGAAGCGATCGCTTCCGGTTCATTAGACCGAGACTAAAGATTTTAGCGATGATGGATGCGGATGACGGAATTGGGGTCATGGTCGCTAACAGCTATCATCCATAGCTATACGTTGCCGAATAGAGTAAGAGTACGAGTTGATTCTAATCGAATCTTGCTATCATTTACTCTCTTGTTTTGCTGAAAAGCGTGTCTTTTTTCTGACTCTGTGTTGAATCATTAGCTCGAGGTTCACGATAAAATCGATTGGCGTCAAGGATTATTACTATCGACTAGCTAGCTTCGTCTTAGCATTCACGTTAGTGGCCATTCAGGATCCAAGATCCGCTTCCCGACTCCCCGGGTCATCAATCGCGGAAGCTTGGTCTCGAGTATAATTGGCTAATGCTCCCGGAAAATCTCGTTCCAGTACTTAATGCAATGGTTCGTGGTGACAAATGCTTTCCAGGGTCTTGTAAGCTCGGTTAGCAGCTTGCGTGCATTATGAAGCTTCGGGCTATTATTCGGATAATCTGACGGCCTGACTCATCCGGATACACGAGGGTGAATAGCTTCAGGGTAGTTTACGAGAATTCATCGACATGAATACAAGACAGTATATAGCTTAAAATCTTTCGATATAAACTATTATCTACATACGGTCTTTTTTTTAATCTCCTCTCAACAATTCAGCTGCATCGTATTTGATAACTGCTACTAGTTTCGTTGCGCTATATAATTGCTGTGCAAAGACGGTAATATTGTTGTTCGCAAACAGTTGATCCGTTAGAATCAATAATTGTGGGATATCCCGTCGATGGTTCGGGGAGCTCGGGCTCAACAGAGGGGCGACAGTGACGGAACGCTTCGTATGGGGATGTCACGGTTATAATGATACAATGACACTAGAGCAATACCTACAAAACCCACCATGGGCTGTCAAGAGAGGTCATGCTCTCAGGGTGTATTAAGATCCATTAATTGTAGCAGCCAGACATGGAAGCCTCGATACGCTCAAAATTCTCTTGGGACgctattatatatttatCAAGCCTGTTGGAAGAACTGATCTTGATGGCCGATGCTGTCGAGTCTTAAACGAAGCAGCTCATGGTGGCCATCTCGAGGTAGTCAAGCTTCTGCTCGATCACCCGCTTCTTCAGG includes:
- a CDS encoding hypothetical protein (At least one base has a quality score < 10), with amino-acid sequence MSNLPTAIPRSSWVLVTGANCYTGSHVVIELLKQGFKVRGTVRDLSYSKWLLEHPAVKPHADEGKVELVVANTSKPGDFDEAVKGVSAVIHLANIGDYTPDPNVGFASAIEAALTVCRSAAKEASVKRFVVAGGLWTSVWPKPGETKTVGQDTWNDDLVKVAQAPPPYELSRILPVYLGARVEAEKAVWKFVKDENVPWEVNSVNPCWILGDPLDARHYGPMPTQLLQQLYLGKIEALKDNTTVYYTHVSDAAVIYVAATIDPDVRGARIPALAESFNWNNALAIMRKAYPKEAFEEDFILGDPVLSYKMRTDMPPGLLQKWAGRKWISLEKGITETIDFSRKLGNLD